In Bosea vestrisii, the following are encoded in one genomic region:
- a CDS encoding GGDEF domain-containing protein, whose protein sequence is MTATGALVDIALSATPILSSGAPRQLIEIRDIRVEKAAREHMTYLANHDALTGLPNLRLFRSELRKAIDIAAASGDEFGLLWLDLDRFKSVNDTYGHAVGDVLLRSVAARFRSVVGERHLLARVGGDEFVVLCRLEQNGADPAALALRLLEAMVEPLSIKDKKLDVALSIGLAVYPHDADSLDALVHKADAALYEAKKMGRGCWRRAA, encoded by the coding sequence ATGACGGCCACCGGCGCCCTCGTCGATATTGCGCTGAGTGCCACGCCGATCCTGTCCAGCGGCGCCCCGCGACAGTTAATCGAAATCCGCGACATCCGCGTGGAGAAGGCCGCGCGCGAGCACATGACCTATCTTGCAAACCACGACGCACTGACGGGCTTGCCGAATCTTCGTCTGTTCCGCAGCGAACTTCGAAAGGCCATCGACATCGCCGCCGCGTCCGGTGACGAGTTCGGTCTCCTGTGGCTCGACCTCGACCGTTTCAAGAGCGTGAACGACACCTACGGGCACGCCGTGGGCGATGTTCTCCTCCGTTCGGTCGCCGCGCGGTTCCGTTCGGTCGTGGGAGAGCGGCACCTATTGGCACGGGTGGGTGGCGATGAATTCGTGGTCTTGTGCCGGCTCGAGCAAAACGGCGCCGACCCGGCGGCCCTGGCCCTGCGACTGCTGGAGGCGATGGTCGAACCGCTCTCGATAAAGGACAAGAAACTCGACGTTGCCTTGTCGATCGGCCTGGCGGTTTATCCGCACGACGCGGATTCGCTCGATGCGCTGGTGCACAAGGCTGATGCAGCGCTTTACGAAGCCAAGAAGATGGGCCGCGGCTGTTGGAGGCGCGCTGCCTGA
- a CDS encoding 2Fe-2S iron-sulfur cluster-binding protein, with amino-acid sequence MKRTASLVINAKAFSAVPGDTLLDAAMGAGIFIPHDCSSGQCDTCRVRIYDGSVDDRGTRRGDTVLACQARVVSDAVIEFDAVPEPIKVPATLTGIKPISPEILELSIGLHRSLPFLPGQYVKCSFSGFPERDYSPTQRVDGTGAIDELIVHVRRLRDGVVSSRLGTGIRIGHKVTVHGPFGSAFHRMGEGRIVLVATGTGWAPVWAIARASRFRQPSREMVVVAGARAIEDLYMRDSLAWLADTGVRTAIATASGLSSRDSNAVMAGRVTDHLPIFSSEDTVYAAGNPSMVAAVQALCQAAGAKCHSDPFTASQAKPSIGRRLLSFLGRGDAAGPDPRPAAGPHT; translated from the coding sequence ATGAAACGGACGGCGTCGCTCGTCATCAATGCCAAGGCGTTCTCGGCGGTCCCGGGGGACACCCTATTGGACGCGGCGATGGGCGCGGGCATCTTCATTCCGCACGATTGTTCTTCGGGCCAATGCGATACTTGCCGCGTTCGGATATACGACGGCAGCGTGGACGATCGAGGCACGCGCCGTGGCGATACGGTGCTCGCCTGCCAGGCCCGCGTCGTGAGCGACGCCGTCATCGAATTCGACGCCGTGCCCGAGCCGATCAAGGTTCCGGCGACCCTGACTGGCATCAAACCTATTTCGCCCGAGATCCTGGAGCTCTCGATCGGGCTCCACAGAAGCTTGCCCTTCCTGCCCGGCCAGTACGTGAAATGCAGCTTCTCCGGCTTTCCCGAGCGGGACTACAGTCCCACCCAGCGCGTCGACGGAACCGGCGCGATCGATGAATTGATCGTCCACGTCAGGCGGTTGCGCGATGGGGTGGTGTCGTCCCGACTGGGCACCGGTATCCGCATCGGCCACAAGGTGACGGTCCACGGCCCATTCGGCAGCGCGTTTCATCGCATGGGCGAAGGTCGGATCGTTCTTGTCGCCACCGGCACTGGATGGGCGCCGGTCTGGGCCATTGCGCGTGCGTCGCGGTTTCGGCAGCCGAGTCGCGAGATGGTCGTCGTCGCCGGCGCGCGCGCGATCGAGGATCTCTATATGAGGGACTCGCTGGCGTGGCTCGCCGATACTGGCGTCAGGACGGCGATCGCAACCGCCAGCGGACTGTCGTCCAGGGACTCTAACGCCGTGATGGCTGGTCGCGTCACCGACCATCTCCCGATCTTCTCTTCCGAGGACACGGTCTACGCGGCCGGAAATCCATCGATGGTCGCGGCGGTCCAAGCGCTCTGCCAGGCGGCAGGCGCAAAATGCCATTCTGATCCATTCACCGCATCACAAGCCAAGCCGTCCATCGGTCGGCGGCTTCTATCGTTCCTGGGACGTGGTGACGCTGCCGGTCCTGATCCCAGGCCGGCTGCGGGCCCACACACGTGA
- a CDS encoding MHYT domain-containing protein, whose amino-acid sequence MFIRILDCIRTDHDPKLVLLAVLVSLISGFTVFAVLNHARAQKGGARHGWSLIAACVAGGGIWSTHFVAMLGFAPATAVSYDITLTLASALLSIVIAGIAMPLLMSTALPCALVGAVVLSAAIAAMHFTGMRALVFAGTFAWEPALVALSVGSAVLLVSASIFIERLANRRRHRFVAATLFGAAICCLHFTAMAAAVVKTDPTLAVSDGGLSEFLLGLSVAFVASVIVALSLVAIVFDKRAHRASADADQMRNIIEAAQTSIVVCENQEVIATNRTFEQLVGLDQAEIEGTP is encoded by the coding sequence ATGTTCATCCGGATTTTGGATTGCATACGGACCGACCATGATCCCAAGCTCGTTCTTCTGGCGGTTCTCGTCTCGCTCATATCGGGATTCACCGTTTTTGCCGTTCTCAATCACGCCCGCGCGCAGAAGGGTGGGGCGCGGCACGGCTGGTCGCTCATAGCCGCCTGCGTGGCTGGCGGCGGGATATGGTCCACCCATTTTGTCGCGATGCTCGGCTTTGCCCCCGCGACAGCCGTCAGCTACGATATCACGCTGACGCTCGCCTCCGCGCTGCTAAGCATCGTGATCGCCGGCATCGCCATGCCCCTCTTGATGTCGACGGCTCTCCCATGCGCACTCGTCGGCGCTGTCGTACTCAGCGCGGCTATTGCTGCCATGCACTTCACCGGCATGCGAGCGCTGGTGTTCGCGGGTACGTTCGCTTGGGAACCTGCTCTGGTCGCGCTCTCCGTCGGCTCCGCTGTCCTGCTGGTCAGCGCCTCCATTTTCATCGAACGTCTTGCCAACAGGCGGAGGCACAGATTTGTCGCCGCAACGCTATTCGGTGCGGCCATCTGCTGCCTCCATTTCACTGCGATGGCGGCCGCCGTCGTCAAGACGGACCCGACCCTCGCTGTTTCGGACGGAGGCCTGTCAGAGTTTCTGCTTGGGCTTTCAGTCGCCTTCGTGGCGTCGGTGATCGTGGCTCTCAGTCTGGTGGCGATTGTCTTCGACAAGCGCGCACATAGGGCGTCCGCCGATGCGGACCAGATGCGAAACATCATCGAGGCGGCGCAGACCAGCATTGTCGTATGCGAGAACCAGGAAGTGATCGCCACAAACCGGACCTTCGAGCAACTGGTTGGCCTCGATCAGGCGGAAATCGAAGGGACCCCCTGA
- a CDS encoding helix-turn-helix domain-containing protein, giving the protein MIHSLPELSQRLTVREAAERANVCTRTVKRWIATGLLPADRLPSSKGRGHLRVRTGDVEALLARGHV; this is encoded by the coding sequence ATGATCCACTCCCTACCCGAATTAAGCCAGCGCCTAACCGTTCGCGAGGCCGCTGAGCGCGCCAACGTGTGCACGCGCACCGTCAAGCGTTGGATCGCGACAGGCCTGCTGCCCGCCGACCGACTGCCCTCATCGAAAGGCAGAGGCCATCTTCGGGTGCGCACGGGTGACGTTGAAGCCCTTCTGGCCCGTGGTCATGTGTAA
- a CDS encoding PstS family phosphate ABC transporter substrate-binding protein, with translation MLTISTALHAEELPVVGTGDGIEMLQAVAARFRQIEPSIDVRIPPSIGSGGGIAAVGSGAARLARVARPLSEAERARGLAYLPVATIPSAFFVHPSAGISRLNTVQLAAIYSGQISNWKEVAGTDLRIRVVRREDADSTLTTLRANMPGWKNIEITERSKTAVSTQEAVESVRMTEGAIGFGPYSKILDIGTKVLEIDGHHPSQPGYPSAGELAYVYRPEGLADDVSKFIAFSKAGEAAEIIRGFGALPAASN, from the coding sequence ATGCTGACGATCTCGACGGCGTTACATGCCGAGGAGCTGCCAGTCGTCGGAACCGGCGATGGCATCGAGATGCTGCAGGCGGTCGCTGCGCGCTTTCGCCAAATAGAGCCGTCGATCGATGTTCGCATTCCGCCGAGCATCGGTTCTGGTGGCGGGATCGCAGCCGTCGGATCCGGAGCGGCTCGCCTTGCGCGCGTCGCGCGGCCGCTCAGCGAGGCCGAGCGCGCGAGGGGGCTGGCCTACCTGCCTGTCGCGACGATCCCTAGCGCCTTCTTCGTGCATCCGAGCGCGGGGATATCGCGGCTCAATACAGTTCAGCTTGCGGCAATCTACTCCGGCCAAATCTCGAACTGGAAAGAGGTCGCAGGAACGGATCTTCGTATCCGTGTCGTCCGCCGCGAGGATGCCGACAGCACGCTGACGACGCTCCGAGCGAACATGCCCGGGTGGAAGAACATCGAGATCACAGAACGGTCGAAGACCGCGGTGTCGACGCAGGAGGCCGTCGAAAGCGTGCGCATGACGGAAGGCGCCATCGGCTTCGGTCCGTATAGCAAGATACTGGACATCGGCACGAAGGTGCTAGAGATCGACGGTCATCATCCGTCGCAGCCCGGATATCCCAGCGCCGGCGAGCTCGCCTACGTCTACCGCCCGGAGGGTCTCGCGGACGACGTGTCCAAATTCATCGCCTTCTCTAAGGCAGGAGAGGCGGCGGAGATCATACGAGGTTTCGGCGCGCTGCCGGCAGCATCAAACTGA
- a CDS encoding putative bifunctional diguanylate cyclase/phosphodiesterase: MPEKAQSEPMEVAPKPVKIAGGLRANCRRLLSQAAPSVSSWLGTRMSDTHVGAHLAWVVLLTGALTFAIVGVVSLVRLRADADEQATALAQLSRQQLARKLDGEARLAEARLRVLFEEAHRQTRYLSQRQDVVKAVVSANSVAMQLLLHPASVTGELDAFLVGDAAGNIIGSSRTTDLLVAGEAIARLGLNDRIASILTSNRRSDRRSDRTTLRVMPNDDRAIGMPVGRSVAHFAFEPVFDDFGDVAGVLIGIRSLAPSESTFEQFSSIVNAGVLVMDGNIALSSGGLPAFDFHATVELADDELISASGGNRVGRCAAHDLGLLVCAHVEASEVQEAQHQMLRVSERQAGALFTWFLVLAAGSLGILVSVVLVAVRRVTRGLPQLATAAASVARGDLDVPFRAIGVGEVRSLGQAFEVMLANLRESLGQTRKLAFFDPVTGLPNRAKLRIDGMEALTSGRSDVVLLFIDLDRFKSINDTFGHKTGDMLLGALARRLVDFFDSRVQSNVIGAFRIGRLGGDEFLAVLDVPAAEPLLKSLVEDLIGRLGESFAIGSAHMTVGASVGIAIAGRDGRSYDDLLISADVAMYEAKRSGRDSYAFFTADAAALMQERLAIEHELRIALSDRTLSVLYQPLFSLRDGRIVGAEALVRWRHPTLGDIPPGKFIGVAEDAGLISDLGHFVLKQAVTETAALVRESGDLRIAVNVSVLQLEDPTFSNRIEACLAQADFPLDRLEIEITESVAMRASDVIQSQIVKLRRAGVHFSLDDFGTGYSNLSMLARLPVDTLKIDRSLIAGIHRSAEQQAIVRTILALSQSLGFHSIVEGVEVSEELDFVTAAGADIAQGFLFSRPVSFDMLKAMQSTRAVRRAIRRLDTTYGRCEEPVTGNISSRSSRTAP; encoded by the coding sequence GTGCCGGAAAAAGCCCAAAGCGAACCGATGGAGGTCGCACCTAAGCCGGTGAAGATCGCCGGAGGTCTGCGGGCAAACTGCCGTCGTCTGCTGTCCCAAGCGGCGCCATCCGTATCGTCCTGGCTAGGTACGCGAATGTCCGACACCCATGTCGGCGCGCACCTCGCATGGGTCGTGCTTCTGACCGGCGCCTTGACCTTTGCAATCGTAGGAGTGGTCTCGCTCGTTCGTTTAAGGGCCGACGCTGACGAACAGGCGACCGCACTTGCCCAACTATCCCGCCAGCAGCTGGCTCGGAAGCTCGACGGTGAGGCACGTCTGGCCGAAGCCCGATTGCGAGTACTATTCGAAGAAGCTCATCGTCAGACGCGATATCTCTCGCAGCGACAGGACGTGGTGAAGGCCGTCGTCTCGGCAAACTCGGTTGCCATGCAGCTACTGTTGCACCCTGCAAGCGTCACGGGCGAGCTCGATGCATTTCTGGTCGGCGATGCGGCCGGAAACATCATAGGATCGAGCAGGACGACCGACCTCCTCGTCGCTGGGGAGGCGATCGCTCGATTAGGGCTCAACGATCGTATCGCTTCGATCCTGACAAGTAATCGGCGTAGCGATAGGAGGTCCGATCGGACGACGTTGCGCGTGATGCCCAACGATGATCGCGCTATTGGCATGCCAGTCGGAAGGTCCGTCGCCCATTTCGCCTTCGAGCCGGTTTTCGACGATTTTGGCGACGTTGCAGGGGTGCTAATCGGGATACGTTCGCTGGCTCCATCCGAGAGCACGTTCGAGCAGTTCTCAAGCATCGTGAATGCCGGCGTCCTGGTGATGGATGGAAACATCGCTCTGTCCTCAGGCGGTCTCCCCGCCTTCGATTTTCATGCAACCGTGGAACTCGCGGACGACGAGCTGATCTCCGCCTCCGGTGGTAATCGCGTCGGCCGCTGCGCGGCGCACGACCTTGGCCTCCTGGTTTGTGCCCACGTCGAGGCTTCGGAGGTCCAGGAAGCGCAGCATCAAATGCTTCGCGTTAGCGAGCGACAAGCCGGCGCCCTCTTTACGTGGTTCCTCGTGCTCGCGGCGGGCTCGCTCGGCATCCTCGTCTCCGTAGTGCTCGTAGCCGTCAGGCGGGTCACCCGAGGTTTGCCGCAGCTCGCAACGGCTGCTGCGTCCGTCGCGCGTGGAGACCTCGACGTGCCCTTCCGCGCCATCGGCGTCGGCGAGGTGCGAAGCCTCGGCCAAGCGTTCGAGGTCATGCTTGCGAACCTGCGCGAGAGCCTCGGCCAGACCCGAAAGCTGGCATTCTTCGATCCTGTCACGGGTCTACCCAACCGTGCCAAGCTGCGGATCGACGGTATGGAGGCGCTGACGTCAGGGAGGTCCGACGTCGTGCTCCTCTTCATCGATCTTGATCGCTTCAAGTCGATCAACGACACGTTCGGCCACAAGACTGGCGACATGCTTCTCGGAGCTCTGGCGCGGAGGCTCGTCGACTTCTTCGATAGTCGCGTTCAATCGAATGTGATCGGCGCCTTCCGCATAGGTAGGCTCGGCGGGGACGAATTCCTCGCGGTCCTCGATGTTCCCGCGGCCGAGCCCCTGCTGAAAAGTCTTGTCGAAGACCTCATCGGACGACTAGGTGAAAGCTTTGCCATCGGCTCGGCGCATATGACCGTGGGAGCGAGCGTCGGTATCGCCATTGCTGGTCGCGACGGCAGATCGTACGACGATCTGCTGATCAGTGCCGACGTGGCGATGTACGAGGCCAAGCGCTCGGGACGAGACTCGTACGCCTTCTTCACTGCAGATGCCGCGGCGCTGATGCAGGAGCGGCTTGCGATCGAACACGAACTTCGCATCGCCTTGAGTGATCGGACCCTGAGCGTGCTTTACCAGCCGCTGTTCTCCTTGCGGGATGGGCGGATCGTGGGCGCAGAGGCGCTGGTGCGCTGGCGTCACCCCACGTTGGGGGACATTCCGCCGGGCAAGTTCATCGGCGTCGCCGAGGACGCGGGTCTAATATCCGACCTGGGACATTTCGTATTGAAGCAAGCCGTAACCGAAACAGCGGCGCTCGTGCGCGAAAGCGGCGACCTTAGGATTGCCGTGAACGTATCGGTGCTTCAACTGGAAGATCCTACTTTCTCGAATCGAATCGAGGCTTGCCTGGCACAGGCCGACTTCCCTCTCGACCGGCTCGAAATCGAGATTACGGAATCGGTAGCCATGCGAGCGTCCGACGTCATCCAGAGCCAGATCGTGAAACTACGACGAGCGGGGGTGCACTTCTCCCTCGATGATTTTGGCACGGGATACTCAAACCTTTCGATGCTGGCGCGTCTACCGGTAGATACGCTGAAGATCGATCGATCGTTGATCGCCGGCATTCATCGTAGCGCCGAACAGCAAGCGATCGTCCGAACCATCCTGGCGCTATCGCAATCGCTGGGCTTTCACTCCATCGTCGAGGGCGTTGAGGTTTCGGAAGAACTCGATTTCGTCACGGCGGCGGGTGCGGATATCGCGCAGGGATTCCTGTTCAGCCGACCTGTGTCATTCGACATGCTCAAAGCTATGCAGAGTACGCGCGCCGTGCGCAGGGCTATCCGTCGTCTGGATACAACTTACGGTCGATGCGAAGAGCCAGTGACCGGAAATATTTCGAGCCGCAGCAGCCGAACGGCGCCTTAA
- a CDS encoding tyrosine-type recombinase/integrase, with protein sequence MGHVRSDTQRRCLKVTAWPVKDRELYEQAIIDDPFSDLVAAAKWRPATRHKNERGYGRWLTFLVRRGEDVTRPAAVRVTQANVDAFVRELQVQGVKPGTLRNRLFELLAVISSIAPEVDWSWLRSRANSQSRRAKVASARVRFLEVAIVVAACERALSGAPRPHPLKLVPGYRNWLILYFLAYVPVRLGNLASLELDRHLARRNGEWLVTLQPEETKNGREYSAPVPRPLALHLERYLADVRPAVANTNSGQRLWLGISGRPLADHTIHIALRELTEREFGSARGPHSLRHSFATFAAETVGIDGARAGMGHTSSRRTQGYNHASTLAASVSHAELIAGLRTSSPGRRKRRS encoded by the coding sequence ATGGGCCACGTTAGGAGCGATACACAGCGACGCTGCCTGAAGGTCACAGCGTGGCCGGTCAAGGACCGCGAACTATACGAACAGGCGATAATCGACGACCCCTTTAGCGACCTTGTCGCTGCCGCCAAATGGCGCCCGGCGACCCGCCACAAGAATGAACGCGGCTATGGGCGTTGGCTGACCTTCCTGGTCAGGCGAGGCGAGGACGTCACACGCCCGGCAGCCGTACGCGTGACACAGGCCAATGTGGATGCTTTTGTGCGTGAGCTGCAGGTACAGGGTGTGAAGCCCGGCACACTGCGGAACCGTCTCTTTGAATTGCTCGCTGTGATCTCGTCGATCGCGCCGGAGGTTGACTGGTCCTGGTTGCGCTCGCGCGCCAACTCACAGAGCCGACGAGCTAAAGTCGCCTCCGCCCGCGTGCGATTTCTCGAGGTGGCCATTGTTGTCGCCGCTTGTGAGCGGGCTCTCTCCGGTGCGCCGCGCCCCCACCCCCTGAAATTGGTCCCGGGCTATCGCAACTGGCTCATTCTGTATTTCTTGGCCTACGTTCCGGTTCGGCTCGGCAACCTTGCAAGTCTCGAACTCGACCGTCACCTTGCGAGAAGAAACGGCGAATGGCTTGTTACCCTACAACCTGAAGAAACAAAGAATGGGCGGGAATACTCGGCACCCGTCCCCCGGCCGCTAGCCCTTCACCTCGAGCGCTATCTTGCCGACGTCAGGCCTGCTGTTGCCAACACAAACTCGGGGCAGCGGCTATGGTTAGGGATAAGCGGCAGGCCACTCGCAGATCATACGATCCATATTGCGTTGCGGGAGCTTACGGAGCGGGAATTTGGAAGCGCTCGTGGGCCGCATTCGCTGCGCCACAGCTTTGCGACGTTTGCGGCGGAAACCGTCGGCATCGATGGCGCGCGCGCGGGCATGGGGCATACCAGTTCTCGACGCACACAAGGCTACAATCACGCATCGACCTTGGCAGCCTCGGTTAGCCATGCTGAGCTGATTGCCGGACTGCGCACATCGAGCCCCGGCAGACGGAAACGCAGGTCATGA
- a CDS encoding ethylbenzene dehydrogenase-related protein: MNELIGGAESSRPASNGIMESLPPPAPKRENVATTLPSSDVGTVVLHWISAIAVVTSLVTGIRISADALDAVVSKWMEPILPQGEIWSIHIWAGLALFGTSTAYLIYMATSGLSARISARRLSPLRMQAPAKLRWLSVNVLLHWLLYLLIVALTITGVLLYLGFGGWVVSVHLAAAFGTLAYTLAHVIAHFGYGGWRQWLRIFRPARLAPSVGQRSRYPLLIASFVAVPTAVAIAALDYESRDELLVQTTTDLPTIDGMTDEVAWRSARPVRIRTSQGANLGGTGESTVEVRAVRDATKIYFAFKWQDPTRSLARLPMIKREDGWRLVGHDADRADVVDFYEDKLAVIFSASDTFAGGGATHLGPKPLPDRPSSLNERGLHYTTDGSYIDMWQWKASRGGLIGYMDDQYIGPPREATADEAARRARYQGGYWNDPGRTFYSYNFGFEGPGGYKGPVSPKRLPKTAEAAARAIGKFDPTNADLSQDEGSIWWLTDAESVTYSKEADARFPVGSIMPGVLIQGDYEGDRGDIRAGARWKDGYWTLEASRNLSTTSRYDADFTGRKPLYMWVSVFDHNQTRHTRHVRPVDVRLR; the protein is encoded by the coding sequence ATGAACGAATTGATCGGAGGTGCTGAGAGTTCCAGACCAGCATCTAACGGCATCATGGAAAGTTTGCCTCCCCCAGCGCCGAAACGCGAAAACGTCGCCACCACGTTGCCAAGCAGCGACGTCGGAACCGTCGTACTCCATTGGATTTCGGCGATCGCGGTCGTCACGAGCCTAGTCACAGGCATCAGGATCTCGGCCGACGCGCTGGATGCCGTCGTCTCGAAATGGATGGAGCCGATCCTGCCGCAAGGGGAGATTTGGAGCATCCATATCTGGGCGGGGCTCGCGCTGTTTGGGACGTCCACCGCCTATCTGATCTACATGGCGACCAGCGGGCTATCCGCGCGTATCTCAGCCCGTCGGCTCTCGCCCTTGAGGATGCAGGCACCTGCCAAACTCCGCTGGTTGAGCGTGAACGTCCTGCTGCACTGGCTGCTCTATTTGCTGATCGTGGCCCTGACTATCACCGGGGTGCTGCTCTATCTCGGTTTCGGCGGGTGGGTCGTCTCGGTGCATCTGGCGGCAGCCTTCGGCACGTTGGCTTATACCTTGGCCCACGTGATCGCGCACTTCGGATACGGCGGCTGGCGACAGTGGCTGCGTATATTCCGGCCGGCCCGGCTTGCGCCCTCCGTCGGCCAGCGCAGCCGTTACCCGTTGTTGATCGCCTCGTTCGTGGCGGTTCCGACCGCCGTTGCCATCGCCGCACTGGACTACGAGAGTCGCGACGAGCTTCTCGTCCAGACGACGACGGACTTACCGACCATCGACGGAATGACCGACGAAGTCGCATGGCGATCCGCACGCCCGGTCAGGATCAGGACGTCCCAAGGCGCGAACCTCGGCGGGACCGGCGAGTCCACCGTCGAGGTCAGGGCGGTCCGAGATGCAACCAAGATCTATTTCGCGTTCAAATGGCAGGACCCGACCCGCTCCCTCGCGCGACTGCCGATGATCAAGCGAGAGGACGGATGGCGATTGGTCGGTCACGATGCCGATCGTGCCGACGTGGTGGATTTCTACGAGGACAAGCTCGCCGTGATCTTCTCGGCGAGCGACACTTTCGCCGGTGGCGGCGCGACGCATCTCGGCCCGAAGCCGCTTCCGGACAGACCGTCGTCCCTAAACGAGCGCGGCCTGCACTACACCACCGACGGCTCGTATATCGACATGTGGCAGTGGAAGGCTTCGCGCGGCGGCCTGATCGGTTACATGGACGATCAGTACATCGGTCCCCCAAGGGAGGCGACCGCCGACGAGGCTGCCAGGCGGGCCCGTTACCAGGGCGGGTACTGGAACGATCCGGGCCGGACCTTCTACAGCTATAACTTCGGGTTCGAGGGCCCAGGCGGCTACAAAGGACCCGTTTCACCCAAGCGCCTGCCCAAGACCGCGGAAGCCGCGGCACGAGCGATCGGGAAATTCGACCCGACGAATGCCGATTTGAGCCAAGACGAAGGCAGCATCTGGTGGCTGACCGATGCCGAGAGCGTGACCTATAGCAAGGAGGCGGACGCCCGGTTTCCTGTGGGGAGCATCATGCCCGGCGTACTGATTCAGGGTGACTACGAGGGCGATCGAGGCGACATCCGTGCCGGCGCTCGGTGGAAGGACGGGTACTGGACGTTGGAGGCCTCTCGGAACCTGAGCACGACGAGCCGCTACGATGCCGACTTCACTGGAAGGAAGCCCCTGTACATGTGGGTTTCAGTCTTCGACCATAACCAGACGCGGCATACACGCCACGTCAGGCCAGTCGATGTCAGGCTGCGCTAG